From one Rhodamnia argentea isolate NSW1041297 chromosome 1, ASM2092103v1, whole genome shotgun sequence genomic stretch:
- the LOC125314571 gene encoding uncharacterized protein LOC125314571: MVSSRGIEIDPSKVKAICELRPPSFVKEVRRLLGRLNYVARFISHPSETARPFFKLLKKNAKIVWDIECQTAFLKIQQYPTHSPVLVPPVPGVPLILYPTIHKESLGAILVQKRPSDGKECVIYYLSKKFFDSQANYSEVEKTCIALVWVLHRLRQYTLHHQIMLTTECDPIKYPLEKPALVGKLAKWQILISEFDVQTMTRKSVKGRAIVDMLAENAAGLQTGDEIDPLDDRVLLVTVEKWVMYFDGAVNLSGSGTGACAVEMKIRRLQVYGDSALIILQIEGKWKTRDPKLIPYHEFLEDIIEEFDEIAFEYLPRAQNPFADALATLSSMFQVTAGSDIEPLRIEILKHSAYSMPIDEEADGEPRYQDIKVYPQTGEFLEGSEAADRKYPMKLSSKFFLGGDTLYKRSYDSVLPRYVDAKEANQLMSEIHEGECGPHMNGHLPSKKIMRLGYYWLTLEADSSSYANVIAKNVAGFLRRDVFARYGAPEAIITDNGSNLNNKVVDEVLGEFRVRHLNSSPYRPQMNGVVEAANKNIKKIMSKTAENYRDWHERLPYTLMAYRISIRTSTGATPFLLAYGMEAVLPVETEIPSLGIQSRLKLSEAEWIQQRYEQLNMIDEKRLRAICHDQCYQKRVAKSFNRKVRPRVFEIGMGQFVKFQDALLAQILGRVNTKGQLVFAARIHPMR; the protein is encoded by the exons ATGGTCAGTAGTAGGGGCATCGAAATTGATCCGTCCAAGGTAAAGGCCATATGCGAATTGCGACCCCCGTCTTTTGTGAAGGAAGTTCGCAGGTTGCTGGGGAGATTGaactatgtggcaagattcatatcccaTCCGTCAGAGACTGCTAGaccatttttcaagcttctcaagaagaatgcgAAGATTGTGTGGGATATCGAATGTCAGACCGCTTTTTTGAAGATTCAGCAATATCCGACTCATTCCCCTGTTCTGGTTCCACCTGTTCCCGGCGTGCCTCTAATCCTTTATCCGACCATCCATAAGGAATCCTTGGGAGCTATATTGGTGCAGAAAAGACCATCAGATGGAAAGGAATGTGTGATATACTATCTCAGCAAGAAATTCTTTGATTCCCAAGCTAATTACTCGgaggtcgagaagacttgcATAGCTTTAGTTTGGGTATTACACAGATTGCGGCAGTATACCCTTCACCATCAGATCATGTTAaccaccgaatgtgatcccaTCAAGTATCCGCTAGAAAAGCCGGCGTTGGTTGGCAAATTGGCCAAGTGGCAGATTCTTATTTCTGAGTTCGATGTGCAGACCATGACACGTAAGTCGGTGAAAGGTCGAGCAATAGTAGACATGTTGGCAGAGAATGCTGCGGGACTACAAACGGGAGATGAAATAGACCCTCTTGATGATCGTGTTTTACTGGTTACTGTAGAAAAGTGGGTCATGTACTTTGACGGAGCTGTTAACTTATCCGGATCTGGCACGGGGGCG TGTGCCGTAGAGATGAAAATTCGGAGACTGCAAGTTTATGGCGACTCTGCCCTCATTATCCTTCAGATAGAAGGAAAGTGGAAAACTCGTGACCCGAAGTTGATCCCGTATCACGAGTTTCTGGAAGATATAATCGAAGAGTTCGATGAGATagcgttcgagtatcttccTAGAGCCCAGAACCCGTTCGCAGACGCGTTGGCCACCTTATCCTCAATGTTTCAAGTGACTGCAGGTTCGGACATCGAGCCATTGAGAATTGAAATCTTGAAGCATTCCGCTTACTCCATGCCAATAGACGAAGAGGCGGATGGAGAGCCCCGGTATCAAGATATTAAGGTTTACCCGCAAACCGGAGAGTTTCTCGAAGGTAGTGAAGCGGCTGACAGGAAATATCCGATGAAACTgtcttcaaaatttttcctcggcggcgATACGTTGTACAAGAGGTCATATGACTCCGTTCTCCCGAGGTACGTTGATGCCAAGGAAGCCAATCAGTTGATGAGTGAAATCCATGAGGGTGAATGTGGCccccatatgaatggccacctaccgagtaagaagatcatgagattgggaTATTACTGGCTCACTTTGGAagccgatt cgagttcgtatgccaatgtcataGCCAAGAACGTAGCCGGGTTTTTGCGTCGAGATGTCTTTGCTCGATATGGAGCGCCGGAggctataatcaccgacaacgGCTCAAACCTCAATAACAAGGTGGTTGATGAGGTTCTTGGTGAGTTCCGCGTTCGGCAtttgaattcttcgccttaccgcccgcagatGAATGGTGTGgtagaagcggcgaacaagaatatcaagaagattatGTCCAAGACAGCAGAGAATTAtcgggattggcatgagaggctcCCCTATACACTGATGGCATACCGGATATCGATccgcacttcaaccggggcaactcctttctTGTTGgcatatggtatggaagcggtgctACCGGTGGAAACAGAGATTCCATCACTCGGGATTCAGTCACGATTGAAACTATCAGAAGCAGAGTGGATTCAACAGAGATATGAACAGTTGAATATGATCGACGAGAAAAGATTGCGGGCTATCTGTCATGATCAATGTTACCAGAAGCGTGTGGCAAAGTCGTTCAACCGTAAAGTTCGTCCCCGGGTTTTCGAGATTG